The following proteins come from a genomic window of Armatimonadia bacterium:
- a CDS encoding RraA family protein — MDSQTAVAALAEMSTAILSDALFRMGHKNRTMRHQIKPIADNLRVHGPACTAHAYPGGTYASGLALDTAKPGEVIVIDAQGFLEAIMWGEIFSLTALTRGIAGTVIDGAVRDIAEVRTLGYPLFAAGIHPASGTGDKLGEVNVPIQCGGVLVRPGDLIFGDLLGVVVVQPEELLETYDTCRQVLEKEAEWKAKLYEKLGPDAARRHTEV; from the coding sequence ACGCCCTGTTTCGTATGGGGCACAAGAACCGCACGATGCGTCACCAAATCAAGCCGATCGCTGACAACCTGCGGGTTCATGGGCCTGCCTGCACAGCCCATGCCTATCCCGGGGGGACCTACGCCAGCGGTCTTGCCCTCGACACAGCGAAGCCGGGCGAGGTGATCGTGATCGACGCCCAGGGTTTCCTGGAGGCGATCATGTGGGGCGAGATCTTCAGCCTCACCGCCCTCACCCGTGGCATCGCGGGCACCGTGATCGACGGTGCAGTCCGCGACATCGCCGAGGTGCGAACGCTGGGCTATCCGCTCTTCGCCGCCGGAATCCACCCAGCGTCCGGCACGGGCGACAAGCTTGGTGAGGTCAACGTCCCGATCCAGTGCGGCGGCGTGCTCGTGCGACCCGGCGACCTGATCTTTGGCGACCTGCTCGGAGTGGTGGTTGTGCAGCCGGAGGAACTGCTGGAGACCTACGACACGTGCCGGCAAGTGCTGGAGAAGGAAGCGGAGTGGAAGGCGAAGCTGTACGAGAAGCTGGGCCCGGACGCTGCTCGCAGACACACGGAGGTCTAG